From a region of the Halanaerobium hydrogeniformans genome:
- the gndA gene encoding NADP-dependent phosphogluconate dehydrogenase, which yields MSKYEIALIGLSVMGQNLALNIAENHSIAVYNRTEAKTRKFMEEKVEQQQIKASYDLKELVSSLAKPRKIMLMIKAGEPVDLVIESLLPYLETGDIIIDGGNSHFKDTNRRTKQLAKKGIRYLGVGISGGEYGALHGPSIMPGGNKEAYQEVEAIFNNAAAKTEKGACVSYLGPDSAGHYVKMIHNGIEYGIMEIIAEIYDYMRKVMALEPAQMSYIFAEWNLDFQSYLVEITAKILQKDDPESGKKLINLILDKAKHKGTGKWSVQNALDLGVAIPTINAGVNARLLSALKEERVENSKDFPAPDSVNVNNELIIPRLKSALYFASVIAYAEGFKLLQAASKEYNYQLNYQEIARIWEDGCIIRSAFLEPIQKSFAVDNDLSTLIKSDQFKDKLKAAGADLEEIFTTAAVSELALTALHAASDYFNSLKSEKLPANLIQAQRDFFGAHTYQRRDKEGVFHTEWEA from the coding sequence ATGTCAAAATATGAAATCGCATTAATTGGTCTTTCAGTAATGGGGCAAAATTTAGCTTTAAATATTGCTGAAAATCATTCTATAGCCGTCTATAATCGGACAGAAGCTAAAACAAGAAAATTTATGGAAGAGAAAGTAGAACAGCAGCAAATTAAAGCCAGTTATGATCTAAAGGAGCTGGTCTCTTCACTTGCTAAACCTCGAAAAATTATGCTGATGATTAAAGCAGGTGAACCGGTAGATTTAGTTATAGAAAGTCTACTGCCTTATCTTGAGACTGGTGACATAATAATTGATGGCGGCAACTCCCATTTTAAAGATACAAATAGACGAACAAAACAACTGGCTAAAAAAGGAATTCGTTATCTGGGAGTAGGTATCAGTGGTGGTGAATATGGAGCCCTGCACGGACCGTCAATTATGCCTGGAGGGAACAAAGAAGCTTATCAGGAAGTAGAAGCAATTTTTAATAATGCCGCTGCTAAAACAGAAAAAGGTGCCTGTGTAAGTTATCTTGGTCCTGATTCAGCAGGTCATTATGTAAAAATGATCCATAATGGTATTGAATACGGGATCATGGAAATAATTGCAGAAATATATGATTATATGAGAAAGGTTATGGCTTTAGAGCCAGCTCAAATGAGTTATATTTTTGCTGAGTGGAATCTGGATTTCCAGTCATATTTAGTAGAAATAACCGCCAAAATTCTGCAAAAAGATGATCCAGAAAGCGGAAAAAAATTGATCAATCTTATCTTAGATAAAGCCAAACACAAAGGCACAGGAAAATGGAGTGTACAAAATGCTCTTGATCTAGGGGTAGCAATACCTACAATTAATGCAGGGGTAAATGCCCGTCTCCTTTCTGCTCTAAAAGAAGAAAGGGTAGAAAATTCTAAAGATTTTCCTGCTCCTGATTCAGTTAATGTAAATAATGAACTTATCATTCCCAGGCTCAAATCGGCCCTTTATTTTGCTTCTGTAATTGCTTATGCAGAAGGATTTAAACTGCTGCAGGCTGCTTCTAAGGAATATAATTATCAGCTTAATTATCAGGAAATAGCCAGGATCTGGGAAGATGGCTGTATTATTCGCTCTGCTTTTTTAGAGCCTATTCAAAAGTCATTTGCTGTAGATAATGATCTCAGTACTTTGATCAAATCAGATCAGTTTAAAGATAAGTTAAAAGCAGCAGGGGCAGATTTAGAAGAAATATTTACTACTGCTGCAGTATCTGAATTAGCTCTAACAGCCCTCCATGCAGCTTCTGATTATTTTAACAGTTTAAAGTCCGAAAAACTGCCTGCTAATTTAATCCAGGCTCAAAGAGATTTTTTTGGTGCCCATACTTATCAGCGCAGAGATAAAGAAGGAGTTTTTCATACAGAATGGGAAGCTTAA